In Candidatus Epulonipiscium viviparus, one DNA window encodes the following:
- a CDS encoding ABC transporter substrate-binding protein — protein MKPIFKSVLFSAISIFSTATLAGCATTSPADTPTTSASGDYYPITITNYNYAGEEVSLTFNEAPNRVLAIYQGSIETMIALGLTDHVIASYGLDNAIKPEWEDDLALMKYNENMFSPDTETVLSLQPDLIFAWGSIFSDKKLKDVDFWHDRNINTYINSNTRAGGHPRTLSKEYTDILNIGKIFNANEAATALVDSMQYEIEAALDAAADMPSQTALLIEFYEGNITNYGATSLGGDMITSLGGTLLAPNHGNISKEEIVALNPDVIFLCYLPFSESDTTDVATEIVLNKLLLDPAFASLDAIKNNRIHPVMLGDMYASGPRTLDGIKIFSAGLYPKATN, from the coding sequence ATGAAACCTATTTTTAAATCCGTTTTATTTTCTGCAATATCGATCTTTTCTACTGCTACCCTAGCCGGATGCGCAACCACATCCCCTGCAGATACTCCCACCACCTCTGCCTCTGGCGACTATTACCCCATCACCATCACCAACTACAACTATGCTGGCGAGGAAGTATCCCTCACATTCAACGAAGCTCCAAATCGCGTACTCGCTATATATCAAGGTTCGATAGAAACTATGATTGCCCTCGGCCTAACCGATCATGTTATCGCATCTTACGGCCTGGACAATGCCATAAAACCTGAGTGGGAAGATGATCTCGCTTTGATGAAGTATAACGAAAATATGTTTTCACCTGATACGGAAACTGTTTTAAGTCTTCAACCCGACCTTATATTTGCATGGGGATCGATATTTTCTGATAAAAAGCTTAAGGATGTTGACTTTTGGCACGACCGAAACATCAATACTTACATAAACTCCAACACCAGAGCCGGCGGACATCCCAGAACTCTCTCTAAAGAATACACCGACATCCTAAATATTGGTAAAATTTTTAACGCAAATGAAGCTGCTACTGCACTAGTAGACTCTATGCAATATGAGATCGAAGCTGCCTTGGACGCGGCTGCCGATATGCCTTCTCAAACTGCATTACTCATCGAATTTTATGAAGGAAATATTACGAATTATGGTGCGACTTCTCTTGGCGGCGATATGATCACTTCATTAGGCGGAACTTTACTTGCTCCAAATCACGGAAATATCTCCAAAGAAGAAATCGTTGCCCTCAATCCCGATGTCATTTTTCTCTGTTACCTCCCGTTTTCTGAGTCCGACACTACCGATGTTGCAACTGAAATCGTACTCAATAAACTTTTACTCGACCCCGCCTTTGCTTCTTTAGATGCTATCAAAAATAATCGAATTCATCCCGTTATGCTAGGCGATATGTATGCTAGCGGCCCTCGCACTCTCGACGGCATCAAAATTTTTTCTGCAGGGTTATATCCAAAAGCCACAAATTAG
- a CDS encoding sulfatase-like hydrolase/transferase, whose translation MKQPNIIFILTDDQGAWAMRCAGNHDVQTPNLDRLAANGVRFENFYCASPVCSAARASIVTGRMPSAHGIHDWLNGGSVDTAKYPNMSSHKSFAKPDTAIEYLDGQHTYIEELASHGYRCALSGKWHLGNNAHPKPGFEKWFALGHGGCNYYDADICENGEFYQSTEYVTDTITNRALDFLAEFKNDTRPFYLSVHYTAPHTPWTHSEHPAKFISQYDNCDFTSTPELPVHPNQINTCAIGDTPAKRRSCLTGYYAAITAMDHNVGKILDFLEANDLADNTVVMFTADNGMNLGQHGVWGKGNGTYPPNMYDSSVKVPFIISAPFIQNSNTVSSLTASHLDIFQTIMDIAGISYKSQPLQPGHSFFPHLVGSNQQHTNVFMFDEYGFVRMIRSDQFKLVYRYNDLDSELYDLAADADETTNLYGQPEYAQIQNDLTHKLNEWFSQYTDTKFDGHLLPLTGRGQFDWCFNSPAFTQDLKFFY comes from the coding sequence ATGAAACAACCTAATATAATATTTATTTTAACCGATGACCAAGGTGCCTGGGCCATGCGCTGCGCTGGAAATCACGATGTTCAAACACCAAATTTAGACCGACTCGCTGCCAATGGAGTTCGCTTTGAAAATTTTTATTGCGCATCACCAGTATGCTCCGCTGCCCGAGCTTCTATTGTCACCGGCCGAATGCCTTCTGCCCACGGAATTCACGATTGGCTAAACGGCGGAAGCGTCGATACTGCAAAATATCCAAATATGTCATCTCACAAATCATTTGCCAAACCCGACACGGCTATCGAATATCTCGACGGACAACATACCTATATCGAAGAACTCGCAAGCCATGGCTACCGCTGCGCCCTAAGCGGCAAATGGCACCTTGGCAACAACGCCCACCCCAAGCCTGGCTTCGAAAAATGGTTTGCACTCGGGCACGGTGGCTGCAATTACTATGACGCCGACATTTGCGAAAATGGCGAATTTTACCAAAGCACCGAATATGTCACCGATACCATCACCAACCGCGCTCTCGATTTTTTAGCTGAATTTAAAAATGATACTCGACCATTTTACTTAAGTGTTCATTACACTGCTCCTCACACGCCTTGGACACACAGCGAGCATCCAGCCAAATTTATCTCCCAGTACGACAATTGCGACTTCACTTCAACTCCCGAACTTCCCGTTCATCCAAACCAAATCAACACTTGTGCGATAGGCGATACTCCTGCAAAACGACGCTCTTGCCTCACTGGCTATTATGCCGCCATTACCGCGATGGACCACAACGTTGGCAAAATTTTAGACTTCCTCGAAGCTAACGATCTAGCAGATAACACTGTCGTTATGTTCACTGCCGATAACGGAATGAACCTCGGACAACATGGCGTTTGGGGCAAGGGCAATGGCACCTACCCTCCCAATATGTATGACTCTTCTGTAAAGGTTCCGTTTATTATTAGCGCTCCTTTTATCCAAAACTCCAACACAGTTTCTTCTCTAACCGCAAGCCATCTAGACATCTTTCAAACCATTATGGACATCGCTGGCATATCCTACAAAAGCCAACCTCTCCAACCCGGGCACAGCTTTTTTCCGCATCTTGTTGGTTCCAATCAGCAGCATACCAATGTGTTTATGTTTGATGAATATGGTTTCGTTCGCATGATCCGATCCGATCAATTTAAACTCGTATATCGATACAACGATCTAGATTCTGAACTCTATGATTTAGCTGCAGATGCCGACGAGACAACCAATCTCTACGGACAGCCTGAGTATGCGCAAATACAAAACGACTTAACGCACAAGCTTAACGAATGGTTTTCGCAATATACCGACACAAAATTTGATGGGCACTTGCTTCCGCTGACCGGGCGTGGACAATTTGATTGGTGCTTTAATTCCCCCGCTTTTACTCAAGACTTAAAATTTTTTTATTGA
- the putP gene encoding sodium/proline symporter PutP: protein MNYSVLLAFIIYIALMIGTGLFFYSKATTVNAYFLGERKIGPYITSISTQAADMSGWLLMGLPGAIYIGGASAAWVVVGVVIGTYVNWVVIAKRLRQYTRVAGNGVTLPSYFRYRFQDEKGWLSIISSAFILVFFLFYTAAGFVAGAKLLGTVFDMNYYNSLACVGIVIVAYIFAGGFLVISWANCFRGILIVFSIVVVAVGAVMNLGGFSEFVRAANDVSPTMFNMFETIDGEAVSVIEIITLLAWGLGYFGQPHILAQFMGIESPSKIKISRRVAMVWTVVTMISVVVVGIAGRVYLKTPLSETTAELVYAEMVSTMFPGFLGGILLCAILAAIMSTTDSQLFVSASTFTYDVYRVFNKKATNEDVLWMGRWAVIILVAMGCSIASDPDRSVLALVEYAWGGFGATFGPVIIFSLFYRRMTAKGALAGIVSGGLTVTVWEIASKIFPNVEILSLYEIIPGFLISAILIVVVSRCDEKPALEVLQKFDAYKYCDI, encoded by the coding sequence ATGAATTATTCAGTGTTGCTTGCATTTATTATATATATTGCATTGATGATAGGGACAGGATTATTTTTTTATAGTAAGGCGACGACAGTAAATGCGTATTTTTTGGGAGAAAGAAAAATTGGACCCTACATTACATCGATTTCAACACAAGCTGCCGATATGAGTGGTTGGCTATTGATGGGATTGCCGGGAGCGATTTACATTGGTGGCGCGTCGGCTGCGTGGGTTGTTGTAGGAGTAGTGATAGGTACATATGTGAATTGGGTGGTGATTGCAAAGAGGCTAAGACAATATACGAGAGTGGCGGGAAACGGCGTAACATTGCCGAGCTATTTTAGATATAGATTTCAAGATGAGAAGGGATGGTTGTCGATAATATCTTCGGCATTCATTTTAGTATTCTTTTTGTTTTATACAGCTGCGGGGTTTGTTGCGGGCGCAAAATTGTTGGGAACAGTCTTTGATATGAACTATTACAACAGTTTGGCATGTGTGGGGATAGTCATTGTTGCATATATATTTGCGGGAGGATTTTTGGTAATATCGTGGGCAAATTGTTTTAGGGGAATATTGATAGTATTTTCGATTGTAGTGGTTGCGGTAGGAGCTGTTATGAATTTGGGAGGGTTTTCAGAATTTGTACGAGCAGCGAATGATGTGAGTCCAACCATGTTTAATATGTTTGAGACAATCGACGGAGAAGCTGTATCTGTAATAGAAATAATTACGTTGCTGGCCTGGGGGCTTGGATATTTTGGACAGCCGCATATTTTGGCGCAATTTATGGGGATTGAGTCTCCGAGTAAAATTAAAATATCGAGAAGAGTCGCAATGGTGTGGACAGTGGTGACGATGATTTCTGTAGTTGTGGTTGGTATTGCAGGCAGAGTATATTTAAAAACACCGCTAAGCGAAACAACAGCAGAATTGGTGTATGCAGAAATGGTATCAACTATGTTTCCGGGATTTTTGGGCGGAATTTTGCTATGTGCAATTTTGGCAGCAATAATGAGCACGACAGATTCGCAGCTATTTGTGAGTGCCTCAACTTTTACTTATGATGTATATAGAGTTTTTAATAAAAAAGCGACTAATGAAGATGTGTTGTGGATGGGCAGATGGGCGGTGATTATACTTGTTGCCATGGGATGCTCTATTGCATCGGATCCAGATAGAAGCGTATTGGCTTTGGTAGAATATGCTTGGGGAGGATTTGGAGCAACGTTTGGCCCGGTCATAATCTTTTCGTTATTTTATAGAAGAATGACAGCCAAAGGAGCGCTTGCGGGAATTGTTTCTGGTGGATTAACGGTAACTGTTTGGGAGATAGCATCGAAAATATTTCCAAACGTTGAAATACTAAGTTTATATGAAATTATTCCAGGATTTTTAATTTCTGCTATATTAATAGTAGTAGTAAGTCGATGTGATGAAAAACCCGCTTTAGAAGTTTTGCAAAAATTTGATGCGTATAAGTATTGCGACATATAA
- the putP gene encoding sodium/proline symporter PutP, producing MDYSVIIAFVIYIAFMVAIGGYFYKKTATVNDYFLGGRKLGAWVTSMSAQASDMSGWLLMGLPGAAYFSGLSAGWIAVGLGVGTYLNWLIIAKRIRQYTKVAGDSITLPSYFTHRFRDEKGVLSMICAMFILIFFLFYTASGFVACAKLFSSVFGLSYHVSLIFGGVIIIAYTFAGGFFAVSWTDFFQGILMFFAIIIVPAVAIFELGGPVDFVSEINNINPNMFAVFKNADGSTLSFIGTISLLAWGLGYCGQPHILIRFMGISSPAEIKKSRRIATVWIIFALVAATLIGMVGRAYLTTPLDAVTSETVYIEMVSAMFPGFFGGILLCAVLASIMSTADSQLLVTASAITEDFYKFFNKDVSEKQLMWIGRGSVIVVAIVACSIAANPESSVLGLVAYAWAGFGATFGPLVVLSLFYRRTTLRGAIAGVIAGGVTTIVWQQVALAMNGVGIWGLYEIVPGFLISLAVIVIVSNLDRAPSAEILEEFDRYTLCEE from the coding sequence ATGGACTATTCAGTTATAATTGCGTTTGTAATTTATATTGCTTTTATGGTAGCGATAGGAGGGTATTTCTATAAGAAGACTGCAACAGTAAATGATTATTTTTTGGGAGGAAGAAAGCTTGGGGCGTGGGTAACATCGATGTCGGCCCAAGCATCAGACATGAGCGGATGGTTGCTGATGGGACTTCCGGGAGCGGCGTACTTTTCGGGGCTTTCCGCAGGATGGATTGCGGTAGGGCTCGGAGTGGGTACATATTTAAATTGGCTGATCATTGCGAAAAGGATTCGACAGTATACAAAAGTGGCAGGGGATAGTATTACGCTACCGAGCTATTTTACGCATAGATTTAGAGATGAGAAAGGCGTCTTAAGTATGATTTGCGCCATGTTCATATTGATATTCTTCTTATTTTATACGGCATCTGGTTTTGTGGCATGTGCAAAACTGTTTTCATCGGTATTTGGGCTTAGTTATCATGTGTCGTTGATATTTGGAGGAGTAATAATTATTGCATATACATTTGCGGGCGGTTTTTTTGCAGTATCGTGGACAGATTTCTTTCAGGGGATATTGATGTTTTTTGCAATAATCATAGTACCAGCTGTTGCGATTTTTGAACTAGGGGGGCCGGTGGATTTTGTATCAGAGATAAATAATATAAATCCTAATATGTTCGCAGTATTTAAAAATGCGGATGGATCGACGTTATCTTTTATAGGAACAATTTCGCTATTGGCCTGGGGGCTGGGATACTGTGGTCAGCCGCATATTCTAATTAGATTTATGGGGATCTCATCTCCTGCAGAAATCAAAAAGTCGCGAAGGATTGCAACAGTCTGGATAATCTTTGCTCTTGTCGCGGCAACTCTAATAGGAATGGTCGGAAGAGCATATTTGACTACACCTCTAGATGCGGTAACGTCTGAGACAGTATATATAGAGATGGTATCCGCTATGTTTCCGGGATTTTTTGGAGGGATATTACTATGCGCTGTGTTAGCATCGATAATGAGTACAGCAGATTCGCAGTTGCTAGTTACGGCATCTGCCATTACAGAAGATTTCTATAAATTTTTTAATAAGGATGTTTCTGAAAAGCAGTTGATGTGGATCGGGAGAGGGTCTGTAATTGTTGTGGCGATAGTGGCGTGTTCTATTGCAGCGAATCCGGAAAGTAGTGTTCTGGGACTAGTGGCATATGCGTGGGCTGGCTTTGGGGCAACATTCGGGCCGTTGGTTGTGCTCTCGCTATTTTATAGAAGGACTACGTTACGAGGAGCAATAGCGGGAGTGATCGCAGGTGGAGTTACAACAATCGTGTGGCAACAAGTGGCATTGGCTATGAACGGTGTAGGAATTTGGGGATTATATGAGATTGTGCCAGGATTTTTGATATCGTTGGCAGTGATAGTGATAGTTAGTAACCTGGATAGAGCACCTTCTGCAGAAATTTTGGAAGAGTTTGATAGATATACGTTGTGTGAAGAATAA
- a CDS encoding ABC-F family ATP-binding cassette domain-containing protein, with amino-acid sequence MLTVTNLSLQFGASTLFKDVNLKFTPGNCYGVIGANGAGKSTFLKILSGDIEPTTGEIIIPPKERLSVLKQDHFQYDDSEVLQTVVRGNERLFEIMQEKDELYAKEDFNDDDGIKASELEAEFAELGGWEADSEASQLLQGLGIGTDLHYSLMKDLNGADKVKVLLAQALFGRPDILLLDEPTNHLDIQSVNWLEDFLLDFFGTVIVVSHDRHFLNTVCTHIVDIDYTKIKMYVGNYDFWYDSSQLFQSLLKAQNKKKDEKIKELQDFIKRFSANKSKSKQATSRKKMLDKIELDDMPASTRRYPFVSFTQDREVGNEILSVTDLSKSVNAETLLQNINFRVNKGDKIAIIGEDELAITELFKILAEEDTPDTGEVKYGVTASFSYFPKDNTEFFETNLSLLDWLRQYSSDQSETYLRGFLGRMLFSGEDNKKPANVLSGGEKVRCMLSRMMLKGSNILLLDQPTNHLDLESITALNNGLIAFKGNVIFTSHDHQFIQTVANRIIEITPTGIIDKVITYDEYLELKS; translated from the coding sequence ATGCTAACTGTAACTAATTTAAGCCTCCAATTTGGGGCAAGCACACTTTTTAAAGATGTAAATTTAAAGTTTACACCCGGCAATTGCTATGGTGTTATCGGTGCAAACGGTGCTGGAAAGTCCACTTTCTTAAAAATTTTGTCTGGAGATATAGAGCCCACAACTGGCGAAATTATTATTCCTCCTAAAGAAAGATTATCTGTATTGAAGCAAGATCATTTTCAATATGATGACTCCGAGGTTTTGCAAACCGTTGTCCGAGGCAACGAACGCCTTTTCGAAATTATGCAAGAAAAAGACGAGTTATATGCAAAGGAAGATTTTAACGACGATGACGGGATTAAAGCATCCGAGTTGGAAGCGGAGTTTGCAGAGCTTGGGGGATGGGAAGCCGATTCCGAAGCATCTCAGCTATTACAAGGTTTGGGAATTGGCACCGACTTGCATTACTCGCTTATGAAAGATTTAAATGGTGCCGACAAAGTGAAAGTTCTTCTTGCTCAAGCATTATTTGGTCGACCAGATATTTTGCTTCTTGATGAGCCCACTAACCACCTAGATATTCAATCTGTAAATTGGCTCGAAGACTTTTTGCTAGACTTTTTTGGTACTGTAATAGTAGTATCTCATGATAGGCATTTTCTAAATACTGTATGTACTCATATCGTTGATATTGACTATACTAAAATTAAAATGTATGTTGGGAACTACGACTTTTGGTACGATTCTAGCCAGCTATTTCAAAGTCTTCTTAAGGCCCAAAACAAGAAAAAGGATGAAAAAATTAAGGAACTACAGGACTTTATTAAGCGCTTTTCTGCCAATAAATCTAAGTCTAAGCAAGCCACATCCAGGAAAAAAATGTTAGACAAAATCGAGCTAGATGATATGCCGGCCTCTACTAGGCGTTATCCTTTTGTCTCTTTTACCCAGGATCGAGAAGTTGGAAACGAAATATTATCAGTTACCGATCTCTCTAAATCAGTTAATGCCGAAACGCTTCTTCAAAATATTAATTTCAGAGTTAACAAAGGTGACAAAATCGCTATTATCGGCGAAGATGAGCTTGCTATTACGGAATTATTCAAAATTTTGGCAGAAGAAGACACTCCCGATACTGGTGAAGTAAAATATGGCGTTACTGCTTCCTTTTCATACTTCCCTAAAGATAATACCGAGTTTTTTGAAACCAACCTCAGCTTATTAGATTGGTTGCGTCAGTATTCTTCAGATCAATCCGAAACTTATTTGAGAGGCTTCTTAGGACGTATGCTATTTTCTGGTGAAGACAACAAAAAGCCTGCTAATGTTTTATCTGGTGGCGAAAAAGTTCGATGCATGCTATCTCGAATGATGCTTAAAGGTTCCAATATCTTGCTACTCGACCAGCCTACCAACCATCTCGATCTCGAATCTATTACTGCGCTAAACAACGGCTTAATAGCATTCAAAGGCAACGTAATATTTACTTCTCATGATCACCAATTTATTCAAACTGTTGCTAATCGAATTATCGAAATTACCCCAACTGGCATCATTGATAAAGTTATCACATATGATGAATACCTCGAATTAAAGTCTTAA
- the ilvD gene encoding dihydroxy-acid dehydratase, which translates to MTSQQIRKIAPEMDPLRRGMGWSTADLSKPQIIVESTFGDSHPGSAHLDSFVAQAVAGVSNNGGKASRFFATDICDGQAQGHDGINYSLVSRDILAALIEIHANATPFDAGVFVCSCDKGVPAHLMAIGRINIPAIIVTGGVMDAGPNLLTLEQIGMYSAMEQRGEITAEQFQYYKENACPSCGACSFMGTASTMQVMAEALGLMLPGSALMPAMCSDLVDVAFEAGRRAVDLAAANLKPRDIVTKKSFENAIMVHAAISGSTNALLHLPAIAREFQIEFDATEIDRIHRKVPFLLNIRPTGKWPAQYFYYAGGVPAIMEEIKHLLNLDAMTITGKTIAENLIELKNNGYYEKCFKYLADTNLDQRDIIYSARSPIGAHGAIAILKGNLAPLGAVVKHSAVPIQMHKAVLKARPYDSEEEAIAAILTKVINPGEAVIIRYEGPKGGGMPEMFYTTEAISSDPELSASIALLTDGRFSGASKGPVIGHISPEASEGGPIALVEYDDLIEIDIPNRLLQIVGIAGKRCSAAAVDAILDQRKRSWHPQAPKYTSGILSLFAKNATSPMEGGYMK; encoded by the coding sequence ATGACTAGTCAACAAATACGCAAGATCGCACCAGAAATGGATCCCTTACGCAGAGGCATGGGTTGGTCTACTGCAGATCTATCTAAACCGCAAATTATTGTAGAAAGCACCTTTGGAGATAGCCACCCCGGCAGCGCGCATCTAGATTCTTTTGTTGCCCAAGCAGTCGCTGGCGTTTCAAACAATGGCGGAAAAGCTTCTCGATTCTTTGCCACTGATATATGCGACGGCCAAGCTCAGGGGCACGACGGAATAAATTATTCATTAGTTTCTCGAGATATTTTAGCTGCACTGATCGAAATCCATGCCAATGCCACTCCTTTTGATGCCGGAGTATTTGTTTGCAGTTGTGACAAAGGCGTCCCTGCGCATCTAATGGCCATCGGTAGAATAAATATTCCCGCTATCATTGTAACCGGCGGAGTGATGGATGCGGGTCCCAACTTACTTACTCTCGAGCAAATCGGAATGTATAGTGCCATGGAACAGCGCGGCGAAATTACTGCCGAACAATTTCAATATTACAAAGAGAATGCTTGCCCTTCTTGTGGCGCCTGCTCTTTTATGGGAACTGCGTCTACCATGCAAGTCATGGCCGAAGCACTTGGCCTAATGCTTCCCGGAAGCGCTTTGATGCCTGCTATGTGTTCTGATTTGGTCGACGTTGCGTTTGAAGCAGGCAGACGAGCTGTTGACCTTGCTGCAGCAAATCTAAAGCCTCGAGATATTGTTACCAAAAAATCTTTTGAAAATGCCATTATGGTTCATGCTGCCATTTCGGGTTCCACTAATGCGCTACTTCACTTGCCTGCAATAGCTCGAGAGTTTCAAATCGAATTTGATGCCACAGAAATCGATCGCATTCATCGCAAAGTACCTTTTTTACTCAACATTCGGCCCACTGGCAAATGGCCTGCTCAATATTTTTACTATGCTGGCGGAGTTCCTGCTATTATGGAAGAGATCAAGCATTTACTCAATTTGGATGCCATGACTATCACCGGCAAAACTATCGCAGAAAATTTAATCGAGCTCAAAAATAATGGCTACTACGAAAAATGTTTTAAATATTTGGCAGATACAAATCTTGATCAGCGAGATATTATCTATTCTGCTAGATCTCCAATTGGAGCCCACGGTGCTATTGCAATATTGAAGGGTAACTTGGCTCCGCTCGGTGCCGTCGTTAAACATTCTGCTGTTCCTATCCAAATGCACAAGGCTGTCTTAAAAGCTCGTCCTTATGATAGCGAAGAAGAAGCCATTGCCGCCATTTTAACCAAAGTTATCAATCCCGGCGAAGCTGTTATCATTCGATACGAAGGCCCCAAAGGTGGTGGAATGCCCGAAATGTTTTATACCACAGAAGCAATATCATCGGATCCCGAACTCTCTGCTAGTATAGCATTGCTCACCGATGGCAGATTTTCTGGTGCATCCAAAGGCCCCGTTATAGGCCATATTTCTCCCGAAGCTTCCGAAGGCGGTCCTATCGCATTAGTAGAATATGACGATCTAATAGAAATCGATATTCCCAATAGACTTTTACAAATCGTTGGAATTGCGGGGAAACGTTGTTCTGCTGCAGCAGTCGATGCTATATTAGATCAACGAAAACGTAGTTGGCATCCGCAAGCACCAAAATATACATCTGGTATCTTGAGTTTATTTGCCAAAAACGCTACCTCTCCTATGGAAGGCGGATACATGAAATAG
- a CDS encoding GntP family permease, which produces MITGAPLVLIFLLSVAVLLVLIMKFRLNAFVALILTAIVTAVVAGMPLANIGGVITEGFGGTLGSIAMVTGFGVILGRLMYESGGIENLATTLLNKMGDKKSPLAVGLSGFITGIPVFGDVVYIMFAPMLRVLSKKTKISMTCYACAISIATTCTYALVLPTAPPLVVAGELGIEIGVFFVYAIACAFIGMLVGGIIYGHYRYYTSLDYRRIYFWSNDISNSIDFIDVSRCIAGVIKSGHM; this is translated from the coding sequence ATGATAACAGGAGCACCATTGGTTTTAATTTTTTTACTTTCTGTTGCAGTATTGCTAGTTTTGATTATGAAGTTTCGACTTAATGCATTTGTTGCATTGATACTGACAGCAATTGTAACAGCAGTTGTTGCGGGGATGCCACTTGCAAATATTGGGGGTGTGATAACCGAAGGATTTGGAGGAACCTTGGGAAGCATAGCGATGGTGACAGGGTTTGGAGTTATATTAGGTAGGTTGATGTATGAATCTGGGGGCATTGAAAACTTGGCAACTACCTTATTGAATAAAATGGGAGATAAAAAATCGCCTTTGGCAGTGGGGTTGTCGGGATTTATTACAGGGATTCCGGTTTTTGGAGATGTGGTATATATTATGTTTGCGCCGATGCTGAGAGTATTGTCTAAGAAAACAAAAATTTCGATGACATGTTATGCGTGTGCGATTTCCATTGCAACAACATGTACATATGCGTTAGTATTGCCAACGGCTCCTCCGCTGGTTGTTGCGGGAGAACTGGGTATTGAAATAGGCGTATTTTTTGTATATGCAATAGCGTGTGCGTTTATAGGGATGTTGGTTGGAGGAATAATTTATGGACATTATCGATACTATACGAGCTTGGACTATAGGAGGATTTATTTCTGGAGTAACGATATTAGTAATAGTATCGATTTTATCGATGTTTCAAGATGTATTGCCGGGGTTATAAAAAGTGGCCATATGTGA
- a CDS encoding M20 metallopeptidase family protein: MNSKLLIDANKNYIINLRRHFHKYPELSNQEFKTSLKIQDELHKLNIPFQIVSPNGIVATLKGGSAVIALRADIDALPIQESTNLEFKSVHDGCSHACGHDSHIAMLLGAAKVLSENRELLTCTVKFIFQPAEETIDGATQIIESGLIDDVDCFVGLHIFPYMDTGKISVDPGPRYAAADWLKIKVIGKSGHGALPHFTVDPIYVGSQIVTGLQSIVSRECDPLEPVVISICSFQAGTAAGNVISQSAKLSGTVRTFNPQLRSDLPAIIGRVATGIAAAHKATCEVDYIFGIPATISDPHCSELGKIAVTNILGASGLQSHPPMTGGEDFSQYLQTKPGLYAFIGSRNTATHHDYSLHHECFDFDENAMLNGAAFYVEYVNVFQNSL, translated from the coding sequence ATGAATTCCAAACTATTAATCGATGCCAATAAGAATTATATCATAAATTTACGCAGACATTTTCACAAATATCCAGAGCTTAGCAATCAAGAATTTAAAACTTCATTAAAAATTCAAGACGAGCTACACAAATTAAATATCCCATTTCAAATTGTCTCCCCCAATGGGATTGTCGCAACATTAAAAGGCGGCTCTGCTGTTATCGCCCTTCGCGCCGACATCGATGCTTTGCCTATTCAGGAATCTACAAATCTCGAGTTTAAATCTGTTCACGATGGTTGCAGTCATGCTTGTGGTCATGATTCTCATATCGCCATGCTACTCGGCGCCGCAAAAGTTCTTTCCGAAAATCGAGAACTCCTGACTTGCACCGTAAAATTTATCTTTCAGCCTGCAGAAGAAACTATCGATGGTGCGACACAAATTATAGAGTCTGGGCTTATTGATGATGTTGATTGCTTTGTAGGTTTACACATTTTTCCATATATGGATACCGGCAAAATTTCAGTTGATCCAGGCCCTCGATACGCCGCGGCAGACTGGCTCAAAATTAAAGTTATTGGCAAAAGTGGTCATGGTGCTCTGCCTCACTTTACTGTAGATCCAATATATGTTGGTTCGCAAATTGTCACCGGGCTCCAATCCATTGTTAGTCGAGAGTGCGATCCTCTGGAACCTGTTGTCATTAGTATATGCTCTTTTCAGGCCGGAACTGCTGCCGGTAATGTCATATCTCAATCGGCAAAGTTAAGCGGAACCGTTCGAACATTTAATCCTCAACTAAGAAGCGACTTGCCTGCTATAATTGGACGTGTTGCGACTGGCATCGCTGCAGCTCACAAAGCTACTTGCGAAGTCGACTACATCTTTGGTATTCCTGCAACAATTTCAGATCCTCATTGTAGTGAGCTCGGTAAAATCGCTGTTACAAATATTCTTGGAGCATCTGGATTACAATCCCACCCTCCTATGACCGGTGGCGAAGACTTTTCACAATATTTGCAAACCAAACCTGGTCTCTACGCTTTCATTGGATCCAGAAATACAGCTACTCATCACGATTACTCATTGCATCATGAATGTTTCGATTTTGATGAAAATGCCATGCTCAACGGAGCCGCTTTTTATGTAGAATACGTCAACGTTTTTCAAAACTCACTTTAG